The genomic segment AACCTCCCTTCCCCAAACctgccccccaaacctcccctcaaagcccccagccccctcaaacacccaccccaaccccccaaagcCCTACACCCAACCACCCCatacccccgcacccaaccccccatacccccgcaTCTAACCTCCCATACCTCcacaccctacccccacccccaaaacccccaACTCCCCTAACCCGCCTCAAAGCCCCCAGTCCCCTCagacacccaccccaaccccccaaagccccacacccaaccaccccatcaccaaacctcacccccaaaacccccacAAGCCCCCAACTCCCCTAACCCGCCTCAAAGCCCCCAGCCCCCTCAaacacccacccccaactccccaaagccccacccccatacccccacacccAACTCCCCAAAGCCCTACACCCAACCACCCCatacccccgcacccaacccccCATACCTCCACATCctacccccgcccccagccccctcaaacacccaccccaaccccccaaagccccacccccaactcccccaaagccccacacccaactccccaaagccccacccccatacccccacacccaactccccaaagccccacccccatacccccacacccaactccccaaagccccacccccaaccctcccataccTCCAcaccttacccccacccccaaagcccccacaatcccccctcaaaccccaaactctccaaacccccctcaaacacccaccccaaccccacaaagccccacccccaaccacccaaagcccctcctccaaccccccccccatacccccacccccaactcccccaaagccccacacccaactccccaaagccccacccccatacccccgcacccaactccccaaagccccacccccatacccccacacccaactccccaaagcccctcccccatacccccgcacccaactccccaaagccccacccccaactcccccatacccccacacccaactccccaaagccccacccccaactcccccatacccccacacccaactccccaaagccccacccccaactcccccatacccccacacccaactccccaaagccccacccccaactcccccatacccccacacccaactccccaaagccccacccccaactcccccatacccccacacccaactccccaaagccccacccccaactcccccatacccccacacccaactccccaaagccccacccccaactcccccatacccctgcacccaactccccaaagccccacccccaactcccccatacccccacacccaactccccaaagccccacccccaactcccccatacccccacacccaactccccaaagccccacccccaactcccccatacccctgcacccaactccccaaagccccaCACCCAACCACCCCatacccccacacccaaccccccatacccccacaccctacccccacccccaaaatccccaactcccctaacccccctcaaagcccccagccccctcaaacacccacccccaacccccccatacccccgcacccaaccccccatacctccacacccaactcccccaaagccccacacccaacccccccatacccccacacccaacaccccaaagccccacacccccccatacccccacacccaaccccccaaagacccacacccaaccccccataccccacacccaaccccccaaaGACCCACACCCAACCACCCCatacccccacacccaaccccccaaagacccacacccaaccccccatacccccacacccaaccccccaaaGACCCACATGCAACCACCCCATACCCCCGTACACAACCCCGCATACCCCCACACCCAACCACCCCATACCCCCGTACCCAACCCCCGatacccccacacccaacccctcaAAGCCCCACACCCAACCACCCCATACCCCCGTACCCAACCCCCCCATACCgccacacccaaccccccaaaGCCCCACACCCAACCACCCCATACCCCCGTACCCAACCCCCCAAagccccacacccaaccccacatacccccacacccaaccccccaaagacccacacccaaccccccaaagccccacacccaaccccccaaagccccacacccaaccccccataCCCCCGTACCCAACCCCCATACCTCcacaccctacccccacccccaaacccccacaaaCCGCCAactcccctaacccccctcaaagccagccccctcaaacacccacccccaacccctccaaagcCCCACACCCAAGCCCTCATACCTCCAtcgccaaacccccaccccaaaaactccctcaaacccccaactccccaaacccccctcaaaGCCCCAattcccagcccctcaaacaccaatccccaacacccatccccaacccccccattaccccctcacccaacccaccccaaacccccacccccatcatacccccatcaccaaacccccacaccccacccccaccaacaaaccccctacccccaaacaatccaaagacgtgcaggttaggtagattggccattgcAAATTTGCTCCTCAGTGCTTCTTAGttctgtggggttactgggttacggggacagggtggaggtgtgagcttgggtagggtgctctctccaagagcaggtgcagactcgatgggccgaatggcctctttctccgctgtaaattctatgattctctgataatTCCTAATCCACCACAAACTATCAACGAAAAACCCCCACAACCGCCGCCCACCCCAACATCagcccaccccacagcccacccccacagcccacgcCCACAGCCCACCCCGTCATcagcccacccccacagcccacgcccacagcccacccccagaGCCCACCCCGATGCCAGCCcacccggttaggtggattggccatgataaattgcccttagtggcgaaaaaggttaggaggggttactgggttgcagggatagggtggaagtgagggattaagagggtgggtgcggactcgatgggccgaatggcctccttctgcattgtatgttctatggtgcTCGAATCAGTGCCAGGCACGCACCTGAATTTTAGCCGGACGCACGATTGCGGTTCACATCACAAGGCAAAGAATTTCACCcattttctccatggcaacatcctGGCCAATCGGATTTGATtggcaaccaatcagcacctATTTTTCCCTGTGATGTAAATTGCTGCGATTGTTTGAAATGcggtattcttgtgtttgtcctgctgAGTGTGAGACGGAAAACTTCAGCAACCTGTGTCTTTTCAGCAAAATTCAAACAACTGTCtcaatgtttttttcattttactTCTTTTTCAAGTGAAGAATCCTGTCGAGGCACCAGAAGAGTTTGAGAAACTGAATGGATGCAACTTGGGAAACAATGGAGTTTTATTCCAGAAGAACAACAGCAATTCTCAAGCACTGAGCGGGATATTCAAGAATTCGGTGATCATGAAGGTTGAGACTGGGAATGAAAACCATCCCAACGCGTGTACTGTCAAAGCCAGCGCCGAGAATCATATCCTTGAATACAAGTGTAGCAAGGAAAGGGAGTTTGCTGGTTTCCCATTGCCAGCCACTGAATTGGGAACGACTGTACTCGTTACAGCAAAAACCATCCAAACCTCCAACTGAGGCAGAAACTGGCAGAGACGGCTTCTCGGAGAGGCTTCACTACAGCTCCAGACATTGTAACTTTGTACAGCAAAATTCCctcgggatgggggtggggggcagtgggaaCAGGGGACGGGACGGTGGGGGAGATTTCACCTCCTGATTGGCCGTCAGAACTTGGGCAGCGGATTCTGGGAGGAATCTAAGAGACAAACTGAATGCAGTCGATGCTGACAGTTCAATGTGGCTTCATCAGATCTCCCGCTAAAGCTCAAACGCACACAATTGGAAGGATCTGTGTGAACGTTTagccccacaccactccccctgcacccctccccccctcaccccaagctGACATAACGTTCTCTGTCACAATTAAAGGTTCGATGTAGCTGAGATTCACAACATTCCACTACTGAGTCACATATGTAGCCAGCACTGTGGCACCATGGGATGAAGATTTGACAAACCAAAATCatggaaacattgaaaataggtgcaggaggtggccattcggcccctcgacccttcaccaccattcaatatgatcctggctgatggtgcaaattcagtatcccattcccgctttctctctgtgccccttgatccctttatccgCAAGgcccacgtccagctccctcttgaatatctccaatagggcagcacggtagcatggtggttagcatcaatgcttcacagctccagggtcccaggttcgattcccggctgggtcactgtctgtgcggagtctgcacatcctccccctgtgtgcgtgggtttcctccgggtgctccggtttcctcccacagtccaaagatgtgtgggtgaggtggattggccatgctaaattgcccgtagtgtcctaaaaagtaaggttaaggggggggttgggttacgggtatagggtggatacgtgggtttgagtagggtgatcattgctcggcacaacatcgagggccgaagggcctgttctgtgctgtactgttctatgttctatattctaactggcccccaacagctttctgtggtggagaatgccacaaattcacaactctctgagagaagaagttcttcaaccatctcagtcctgaatggctgaccttgggctgcgacccctggttctgggcgaCTCCAATCCCAAGCAGTGGTCCTGTCTAAGGTTTAATTCCGCTCCTCTGTCCAAATCCTCACCACAGCCGCTTTGAGCTGGGAGATGGCTGAAAGAATCGGCTGGACATTCCTGGAGGCAGCAGGAAGGTGAAATCAGACGGAGGAAGTCGGGGTCAGAAGGGGAGAGGTTTGCACCATCGGGTGCAAGTGTGAATCCACGTAGTCCATCTTCACAGGAAGAACGGGACTCACTGGGCTTCAGCATCCTCCCAGACTCCAGGGTAAAAACTCTCAACTAGAATATCCTTTTGTATCAACAAGTAAACCTGATCACAGTGACCAGCATGCACCACATTGAATCATCGTCGGACCTGCAATGTCAGGAGAATGACGTCAGTGTCATCACACACCCGTTTTATAGAAATACATTTcagataccatcacagtgagtTCACAAAGCAAACCCTTTCCGCAAATTGTCCGAACTTGCGGACTGCCACATTTTGACAATAGTGAAATCATTTTTTTGAATAgtcttgggcgtgattctccgctccccaggccgggtggaagaatcgtgggagggccgggcaaatcacgTCACaccgccctggcgattctccccccccccccaccctcaccgtttttcccggcgaccggcgattctccggcccggatgggccgagcggcctgacgaccccgacgggttcacgccggcggcaaccacacctggtcgctgccggcgtgaacagcgcgtgacaggtaagtgtggggcctgtgggggggcggagagaggatcgagcaccacgggcgtgcttgtgaggggactggccctcgatcggtgcccaccaatcatcgggccagcgtctctgagAGACGCAGTCTTTCCCTTCCGCCACCCCGCGGAGGGGAAGgcggcatgcgcgggttggagccggccaacctgcgcatgcgcggctgacgtcacttaggcgccaccggccgcgtcattcttggcgtgccgctttgacgcaagcgtcaaggcccagcggccgagtttcccgcaacgccgctccaaGAATAGGGGGcgtggagcggcctccaacgccggagtgaaacactccgggttttactccggcgtccaGTCTCCCTTtgagagaattttgccccttataCAGGAGTCAACGAACGGTGTGATGTTGTTCTGCACAACTGGTTATAGGCTTAAAACCCATTCatttgagtaactcacctcctgaccccccaaagcctgtccaccatctacaaggcacaagtcaggagtgtgatggaatactctccatttgcctggatgagtgcagctccaacaacactcaagaagctcgacaccatccaggacaaagcagccccgcttgatttctcccccttccacctacattcactccctccatcgccgacacacagtggcagccgtgtgtaccatctacaagatgcacggcagcaactcaccaaggctccttaggcagcaccttccaaacccacgaccactaccatctagaaggacaagggcagcagatacctgggaaccccaccacctggaggttcccctccaagtcactcaccaccctgacttggaaatataccggccgttccttcactgtcgctggggcaacatcctggaactccctccctaacagcacagtgggtttatctacaccacaaggactgcagcggttcaagaaggcaaatcacccccaccttctgaagggcaattagggatgggtaataaacgcTGACCTGGCCAGCGATGtttacatcctgtaaatgaatttttaaagacttaccagggcggcacggtagcacaagtgattagcactgtggcttcacagcgccaggatcccaggttcgattccccgctgggtcactgtgcggagtctgcacgttctccccgtgtctgggtgggtttcctccgggtgctccggtttcctcctacagtcctaacatgcaggttaggtggattggccgtgataaattgcccttagtgtccaaaaaggttaggaggggttattgggttacggggatagggtggaagtgagggcttaagtgggtcggtgcagactcgatgggccgaatagcctccttctgcactgtatgttctatgtacactggAATACTAATGTCGCTGATTCATAATTGTGGGGCATTTtattaaaattgtttttaaatcaAAATATGAAACAAAACAAGTTATTTATTCGGGGCCCTCCACATCACTTTGAGGAATTACTTTGCAATATTTGAAATCAGGGTTAGAGGTTTTGCTACTTTAAGAGAATGATACAATTGACGGTCAGCAGTATTGACAGTTAAACTCAGGCCCAAATTTAACTGTGTTTAAGTTGGATTCTGATGAGTTAAAACTGGGCTCATCGTCTCCCTGGAAACAGAGACTGCTCGGAACCCAGATGTATGTTTGTTATGACTGTTTCGGAATGAATTCTGGGATGTTTTTGCAAACACTCAGCTCATGTTGCTGGGTAGGAACCTGGGGCCTATCCCACCGTCAGACCCTGTCTGCACCTGTCGctggtgttcatagaatcatagaatttacagtgcagaaggaggccattcgactcatcgacacgagttgctttacaaaagtttggctttaataagctagaacttagccctgcggttgtctacaataaaatggacgaccaccgggcgtttgactatttatacctcggtaaggaggcgtggttaattcagcctctcgaccaatcggagagctgtcacatgactggtctcaaccaatcggtcgagaggcacatgaccgaccagggccaatggtaagccggtgttctgccccaatggcagacagctatgcaaatcatatcaccacacaccggTTATTACAAACAGCACCCTATTGAAGTCCAGGCTTCcaactgtaacccagtaactcccacttaaTATTTTTTGCACTCAAAGGGATATTCATCAGGGCTAatcgacctaacccgcacatctttggattgtgggaggaaaccatccactctcttcacctcccacaccctgcCACCCGCTCccggccattcccccccccccccccccccccgactcttgcTCCCTCTGACTCCTagctgcccactctgtgccagcaattgcccctcgcccccccactccccctccccccccccccccccccccccgctcccttcacCAAATCCTTCCCATTCCTCCATGGTTCCCTCACGTCACCTCTCCCTCCCGCTCAAGCTGAAAGGAgcggagagggggtgtgaggtgttggaggaggacagTCAATGGGAGCAGGGTGGTGTCGAATGGGAGGTTTGGAGAACTGTGCAATGTGCCTTTTTGTTCCGATCTGTGTTAGATCTGCGCCATCTTTGATGCAGGCGGTTGGCCGGACATTCCGGTCAGCGTCGCCACGGCAACTGATCACCGCCTCTGGCGAGTAAGCAGAGCCAAGAAACTGAGCCTTTCCCGAATGGATCCTTCTTACCGGGCCCAGTTTGGAGTATTTTGGAATCGTGTGGCATCTATGTTACGTGCACAATAGTGTTTTAGTTTTCAGGATCATTCTCACCTCAGTTCCAAGTCTATAAAATCTACAGATTATTAAAAGGAGGCAGCATCTCGCATTTAATTACTTTCCCTCCTTTATTCAAGCACAAATGGACATGGGTCCTCCAGGAAGATATTTTTGAGTTCAGTTTCAATGGTCGGAGTCTAGGCCTCTGGGTTAAAAGGTGAGGGTTCAAGGGCCATCCCAGGGTCATGGGTACTTCATTGGGTGCTGCACAATCGGAGAAACCTTCCTTAGGGGGTAGATCAACGTCACACCTACCCTTTCAGATGGAAATAGAGGGTGAGAGGACACCATTAACAGGAAGTAGGGCCATTTCCAAATGCCTGATCAACAGTCATCCCTCAACCAATGACACTAAAGCTTACTGTCTGGTCTTCAGTCTTGTGGGAGCTTGTTCTGCACCGATTGGTTGCCACAATTCCCTCTGTTACAACACTGATAAAGGTATTTCATTGGCTGAAGCGAGTTGTGATGACCCAATGATATGAGAGGCGCTATATGAAGATGatgaagggtggtggttgatgggaaatgctctgactggtgtccagttgctagcggcgtaccacaaggatctgttttggggccgctgctgtttgtcatttttataaatggcctggaggagggcgtagaaggatgggttagaaaatttgtagatgacactaaagtcggtggagttgtggacagtgcagaaggatgttacagagggacatagataagctgcagagttgggctgagaggtggcaaatggagtttaatgcaggaaagtgtgaggtgattcattttggaaggaataacaggaaggcagagtactgggctaatggtaagattcttggtagggtggatgagcagagagatctcggtgtccatgtacataggtccctgaaagttgccacccaggttgagagggttgttaagaaggcgtacggtgtgttaacttttattggtagaggaattgagtttcggagccatgaggtcatgttgcagttgtacaaaactctggtgcggccgcatttggagtattgcgtgcaattctggtcgccagattataagaagaatgtggaagcattggaaagggtgcagaggagatttaccagaatgttgcctggtatggagggaagatcttacgatgaaaggctgagggacttgaggctgttttcattagagagaagaaggttaagaggtgacttaattgaggcatacaagatgatcagaggattagatagggtggacagtgagagcctttttcctcggatggtgatgtctagcatgaggggacatagctttaaattgaggggagatagatataggacagatgtcagaggtaggttctttactcagagagtagtaagggcgtggaatgccctgcctgcaacagtagtggactcgcc from the Scyliorhinus canicula chromosome 23, sScyCan1.1, whole genome shotgun sequence genome contains:
- the LOC119956538 gene encoding uncharacterized protein LOC119956538 isoform X2; protein product: MCPDDYYMDGLSMDCIPLDTVPFEEVTSPQTLTTKIELTMPMPGMNHSHLLKIYIAIAATAFVVMVIVIVFIAICIQRHKAACRKVKNPVEAPEEFEKLNGCNLGNNGVLFQKNNSNSQALSGIFKNSVIMKVETGNENHPNACTVKASAENHILEYKCSKEREFAGFPLPATELGTTVLVTAKTIQTSN